The DNA sequence TCACCCGAGGAACTAAAGAAGGCAATAGGAAACGTCATCGATAACGCCCTTAAATTCACCCGACAGAAATATGAGGACGAAGACGGAGGTTTCATATCCGTATCGCTCATAGATGGGCATACTCATTGGCGTATACAGATATCGGACAACGGCGTTGGCATATCGGAGGATATGACCGAAGGCATATACGAGAGGTTCCAAAGGGGATCAGTTTCGCTAAAGGGACGAAGGAAAACGATCGGTTATGGGCTTGGACTCGCCATCACAAAAAACATAATAGAGGCCCATGGTGGTTTAATAGAGCTCACGTCTAAGGCAGAACCTACCACATTTACGATAAGCCTGCCCAAATTGCCCGAAAAAAATCGGGATTAGGGGTTTTCAAATCCCAAAAAAGGATGTACAATCAGGATTGTAATTGAAATTGTGCCGTCATTAGTATACAATAGATCGCCTTAAGGGCGGTCTATTGTGTTTTTTGGCACCTGCGGCTAGGTAAAAATACTTATTTCATAGAGGTAGGTGGTAAGGGATTTAAACTCTTACAAAAGGAGGTTGCGATGATATTGAAGAAATCGCTTCGCGCGAGATACTATATCATGGCAAAGATAGTAACGATATTTTTATTTTTCTCTACCATACTATCCATCGCTACTCCCGGAATTGGTGAGATAAATGACGAAAAATCAAAAGAAAATATCGTTTTTCACGATAAGATCATTCAAACATTGGCAGAAACAGGCAATTCTCCTGAAGATATAATTCGCTGGCAAAAAGAATGCCCCACCTCCACGCTTAGGTTTTTAAGCGAAATGCTTCCAGATGAGCAGGAAATGATAGCATCCCTCGCCAAGTACATCAGAAAGGTCAACCCCAAAATCGCATCCAAGACGTTATGGAGGGAAGCCTGTGCTTTCGCATACTACTCTAAAAAATATGGCGTTCCCAAGGAGCTCCTCATCGCCGTTGCCAAGGCTGAAAGCCACTTCGATCCCAAGGCGACCAGCTCCAAAGGTGCCGTTGGAGTCATGCAGGTAGTGTGGGATACGCACTCTGCTCTACTTTCAGCCAACGGAATAACGTCAAAAAACCACCTAAACGACCCCGAGCTTGGAATAGCCGCCGGTGCATTGTTGCTGTCTCGTTATATTAGGGCTTACGGATCGGAGCATAAGGCATTAGATCGATATTACGGAACGGCATCCGTAAGGTACAAAAATATGATCAACAAAAACATGATGGCACTTGAAAGTTTTCTATAAAAGATACACCCCTAAGCTAAAAATTAGCTTAGGGGTGTATTGGCGACTAACCGCTTATGCCGTTTACTTTACCTTTATCTCCTTAGAACTTTCCCATAATCCATGTATGTTGCAATAGGACATGGCCAAAAGCGTACCGGATTTGTTAAGCTTAACCTTGGCGGTTACGCAGGGCTCGCTGTAAGCTGGGCCAGTATTGGGACCGCCAACATGCTCTCCGTGAGCCGTAAATTCGTAAGAACCAATCTCAAAGGGGAACTTTTCATCCTCCCCCTTAAAGAATAACTTTATCCATCTGATATGATGTTCCGTCGTATTGGGGTGAGGTATTTCCTTGCCCACGCTAACCGTAATAACGAACGCTTCGCCGGAAGCGACCTCATCGGGAGACTCAATGACCGGGATATGCTTTTCACCCTTCCAATCGCCTGACTGCATTAAGGCCTCAAACTTCATATCCAACCCCCTCCTTTTTAAACGTCCTTTTTAAATGCATTTTTATTTTAACACATTTTAAAAAGGAGACCATATCTCATCTTCCGAAGGTCCGCTTCTTACAATATATATTCTACCCCTTGCCCTATCCCACGCGTAAAGGCCCGATCCACCGCGTGGCCTTCCCATAGAATCAAGAAACGTCATATTATATGAAAGAGCGGTATCCACGCTGATATAGCCATATATCTTGCACGCAAAGGGAAGATTTCCGACCATATTGGGAGTAGGCCAGCCCCCAAGGGGAGCCAGAGGAGCTTTAGTCTTTATCTTTTCTATGATGTTTGCCACCTCAACCGGAGCGGTCCGTATGCCATAGATCCTAGCTTCTCTTGATTCGTAAAGGCGCAAAAATAAACTCCTTGCAAGCCAGGGAGCGCCCTTTTCGTCCATCGACAGCAACGAACCTATAGCCACATACACGGCATCTAAGGCAGCCAGTGGTTTTGGGACCATTTGAGGTATCCATAGACCCTCTATCGAACTCCAGAGGGCCGGATCTCCCTGTGGAAATAGTTCACTGATCAGTCTCAATGCAATTGAGGCTCTTTTTTCGTCGTTTAAATCCTTGTTAAATAATGATTCCCACATATCATATTGAGACATATCCTTAGGGGCCTGCTGTAATAGGCGCTCTTGCAGCTTTAAACCGTCGCTTTCTCCGGCTTCCTTGCTCTCGTATAAAGAAACGAGGTCCTCGAACTCCGTTCCATAGGAAGGCTGCGTAAGACAAAGGGACAAAAAGGCAAATATTACGACCAAAACTATCCCTTTAACGACGAAACTTAGATATTTTTTCATGTTCGCCATCTCCTTATCTATGTCTAGCCATTTAACTAAACGAATTAAACCTTTTATTATAAACTACATACAACCTAGACAACCTCTCTATCATATCGTCAGACAGGTTTTTACCCTTAAACCTTTCCTTTGCCCTTTCAACCTCTTGGGCAATATCTTCTTCACTTAAAGGTTTTAATCGGGGAACAGTGCTTGAATGAGACATCTCATCCTTATCGAGAACATTTCCCACATATACCGATATGGAATCTATATTTATGCCCAAGGATAGGGCACGGGAGATTATCTGTCCACTCCTCATATTTATTTCCTGAGCTATCAGAGGTGATGCAGCTATTACCTGAAGCTTCCTCCCCTGAATTTGGATTGGCTTCGACTTATTTGATGCCATGCCAACCAATTCTGCCCATGTTTTTTTGATCCTGTAAAAATCTAACAGATCCTTAAGTTCCTTAGACAATTCCCTTTCAAGCACCTTAGACACGTGCTCTGGAGCTTCTTTCATCCTAAACTTCATGACCTCTTACATCTCTCCTTCGTCTCCAGATACATCCATAAAACCTGTAAGTCCGACGGCGTAACGCCTGATATTCGGCCAGCCTGGCCTAAAGTGCCTGGCATTATCTTTTTTAACTTCTCCCTTCCCTCCGACGATAAGCCAAAGACATCGTCATAATCCATATCACGGGGAATGCGAAGCTGCTCTATCCTCTGCATTTTAGCTGCCAAGGCATTTTCTTTCTGTATGTAACCGGAATACTTAACCTCTATCTCTACTCTTGATTTTACCTCATCGTCAAGGGGCTGTGGCGGAGGGACGATCTTACAGATAAATTTATGGTCTATACCAGGCCTCTTCAACAAATCGTAGGCTAGGATCGGCTCATCTATGGGCTTTTGGCCCAAAGAAAAGAGCAAGTCGTTGACAGCTTGCGACGGGTAAACCCTCACGCTTTTAAGGCGGTCTATTTCATCATCGATAGCCTTCCATTTTCTGGTCAACACATTCCAACGCACATCGTCGATCAGGCCCAAACGCCTGCCTATGGGGGCAAGCCTCCTGTCTGCGTTATCGTGACGCAATAGCAATCTGTATTCACACCTGCTTGTAAGCATCCTGTACGGTTCACGTGTTCCCTTGGTAACTAGGTCATCTATCAATACTCCTATGTAGGCCTCGTGCCTGCCCAGCACAAGGGGCTCTTCGCCTCTTAACTTCAAAACGGCGTTGATGCCTGCAATCAGCCCTTGTGCTGCAGCTTCCTCGTAACCGGAAGTACCGTTTATCTGTCCGGCAAAAAACAGTCCCTCCACCAACTTGGTCTCAAGCCATGGATGAAGCTGGGTTGGTGGAAAATAATCGTATTCAATGGCATAACCAGGTTTAAGGATATGTGCCCTTTCACACCCCGGGATGCTCCTTACCATCTCGACCTGGACGTCGTAGGGCAGGCTCGTCGAGAAGTTTTGCATATATATCTCCTTAGTGTAGCGTGACGTCGGCTCTAAGAATATCGGGTGAGATTCCTTGTCGGGAAACCTGATGACCTTATCCTCTATGGACGGACAGTAACGGGGGCCTGGACTTTCCAAGTCGCCTCTCGCCAAAGGGGATCGAGATAAAGAAGACCTTATGATCTCATGGGTCCTTGGAGTAGATCTCGTTAGATAACAGGAAAAACCCCCATAAACGCGAGGTTCTCCCCAATGGCTGAAGCACAGCGGTTCAGCTGCAGACTGCTGTGCTTTTAAAGATTTAAAATCTATCGTGTCGGCATGAAGCCTCGGCGTCGTATCGGTCCTAAGCCTGTCCACCTCGAATCCAATTTGCCTTAGCGAAGATGATAATTTAAGCGATGGCATTTGACCCAAAGGTCCGGAAGGAAAGCTAACCTGACCTATGAAAACCTTCCCGTTCGTATAAGGTCCAGTCGTTATTATGACGCAGGAGGCGTTATAGATTTGGCCCAACAAAGTTTTAACCCCTACTACACGTCCATCTTCTGTAAGCAGGTCTGTTGCCATAGCCTGGTGGACGTACAGGTTATCTGTAGTCTCCAGTGTTCCTATCATGTGCCTATGGTAATCGGATGGGTCGCACTGAGCTCTAAGTGCCCTTACAGCCGGTCCCTTCGATGTATTAAGCCATCTTATATGAAGGGTCGAAGCGTCCGTGGCCCTGGCTTGTTCTCCGCCCAAGGCATCTATCTCACGAGTTATGTGACCCTTGGCAGGTCCTCCAATGGAGGGATTGCAGGGCATCAGGGCCGTATTATCGAGATAGAGATTAAGTAAAAGAGTACGGGCGCCCATCCGTGCAGAAACCAACGCAGCTTCACATCCTGCATGCCCAGCTCCAACCACTATTACATCGAAGGTATTTTCATCTCGTACAGAAGACATTTAAACTGATAATCCCCCTTGATCAATATGCCAGACTTTTCCAGGAAATTCGCCTATCCTGTCGTCAGCGGTAGCCGCAATCACCTGGCAACCGCTGTTAAAAAGCGCGTTGATCAAACTAGATTTTGCCTCGCTATCGAGCTCCGCCGTAATTTCGTCCAACAATATTATAGGTCTTTTTCTCATCTTGAATTCCACAACCTTCGCAGCAGAGAGCATCAACGTCACGGCGAGCTTTCTCCTCTGACCCCGGCTTAACGCCTCACTGGCAGGTCTGCCTGTTATCGTCATGCTTAAGTCATCTCTATGGGGACCAGCAAGCGATACTCGCCTAGCCATCTCGTCATTTTTAAAGGCCGCTATAGACTTATAGAACCCCTCCAAGGGATCCTCAAATAAGTCACAGCTGCCCTCCTTCATGTCAATTTCGACATCAAAATCAAGCAACGAAGGAGATATCTCTTTAAAGCTTATCTTTAAGAGATCTACTATCGTTCTCCTATAGGACCAAATCCACGCTGCGAGGGGGGCCATCGTCTTTATTATGACAGAGTCATATTGCCCCCTTTTTAAGCTGTGATTTCTATGTCGCAAAAGCTTATTATAATCGTATAATCTTCTGGCATATAAAGGTACTATAAGAGCACACAGCTGATTCAAGAAGTTTCGTCGCACGTATGGTGGTCCATCTACTAAATATACATCGTCGCTCCAGAAGGATAAACAGGGGATGAACGCTCGTAATATTGAAGCATTACCCTGTTTACCAGATATCTCGATAACACGCTTCTCATCGATTGTCATCGATACTGCAAGCTCTTCCTCTCCGCAAAACTTGGAGTGAAGCCTTGCTACACCACGACCTTGCAATTGCCAGTTTACAAGGTCCTTAAGTTTTTTGCGTCGAGACCCCCACCAACCGCAAAGCATGGACAGAGCCTCAAGCGTATTGGTCTTGCCGGAGGCATTTGGGCCGACTATTAAGTTTAGACCTTCATACCAACAGACCCGTTCCGGTTTCAAGTTTTTATAATTCAGCCAATATGTTTGGCTAAATTTCATCCGTTTCTCCTTCTTCTTTTACCATTTCCTCGGGCAATATGACCGGCATAAGGATGTAGAGGAACTTGTCATCCCCAAGCTTTTGCAACCTCATCTGTCCGTGTGTTCCGTTAAAGCTCATTCGCACGATGGGATCTCCGATTGCCTTAAGCCCCTGCAGCAGGTAGGATACGTTAAATCCAACCTTGAGCGGCTCTCCGTCAATATCTGCGTCAACATGAACGAAGGCCTCTCCTACGTTTTGGGCACAGGCGGATATCAGGAGGTTTCCTGCCGGCTTTAGATTTAAGATGACGACCTTATTAAAATCGCGTACAACTATTTCGACCTTTTCAAGAGCATCTATTAGCTGCTGTCGATCTACGATCATCCAGGTGGTCTTATCCGATAAGATTATCTTCTCGTAAGGAGGAAATACGGATTCAACTCTCCTTATGGCCAATTCAATGTCTTCGGTTCTAAAATAGCACTGCGAATCGTCATACAAAATTTCAACGACCGTATCCTCACTTAACGTAGATAATATCCTATCCAATTCATTAATTCCCCTTATTGGAATAAGTAAGCTTTCTGTCCTTTCATGATCCGTTTCTGATAAAATGGCCTCGGATAAAGATAGTCGCTTGCCATCCGTGGCTATCAGCTTAATGGAATCCTCCTTGAACTCCAAGAGAGCACTCGATAGGTATGGTGGAAATTCCTCAGTACTGGAGCCTGTAAAAGAGCCTTCGGAAATGATCCTCGATAGCTCTCTTGCCTCAATGTGACATGCAAGTGTAGCTGAGGCAGATGTGGGCAGTTTTGGAAACTCGTCTGTCGGATAGGTGGTAAAGGTGAATTGGTTTCTGTCGTCCTTTATAATTACCTTTCTATCCGTTGTCTCAATCAGGTATCCTGTGGACAACTTTTTAATGATCTCCCCAACGCCCTTAGTGGGAAAGACGCATTCTCCTTCCTCCTCAATCTTTGCTTCATGTATTGAACATTTTATCGATGTCTTGAGGTCTGTGGCCATTAATGTTATTACATCGTTGTATGCTTTAACATATATGCTTGAAAGCACTGCCATGGATTTAGGTCCCTTTGATGTCCTTTCTGCTATTTGCCAGTTTCTTACCAGTGCTTGGTCGTCTATTTTTATCCTCATGCCGTAGTTCCTCCTGTTATTACTTTTATATTAATAAGTAAAAAGCAGTAATAGTAATAGGTGCAGTGGATGCTGTGGATAAGTCGGTCTTTATGTCTGGGAGCAATACTTTTCCACCGTGGATAAGTATGTGCAAAGCTCGAAAAATTATCCACACTTTGTACGAAAATTTCCACCTTTGAAGCAGGGGTGTGGATTATACATACTTATTCACGGGATGATCGTACGTTGTCCGCCAAGTTATCCACAATCTTTTTCATCTTTACATCCTCTTTTAACATTTCCTCAATCTTTCTGCAGGCGTGAAGAACTGTAGTATGATCCTTTTTATTGAATGCCATTCCTATTTGCTGCAAGCTGGACTCGGTCAACTCCCTGGCTAAATACATGGCTACCTGTCTTGCCAAGGCTAAATCCGCAGTCCTCTTGGAGCTCTTTAAGTCTTCCACATCAAAGCCGAAGTGAGATGCCACGATGTCCTGAATCATCTCTATGGACACCGGACCGACTTTTTGCATCTTTATTATGTCCTTAAGCCATTCAGCAGCGTTTTCTATGGTTATGGGCTCCATATTTAGCTGGGAACATGCTATGATGCGATTTAATGCTCCTTCCAGCTCCCTGATGTTGCTCGGTATGTTTTGAGCTAAAAAGTACACGACATCTTCCGGGATGGTATATCCCTTAAATTCGGCCTTTTTCTGTAGTATAGCTATTCTGGTCTCCAGGTCAGGTGGCTGGATATCGGTCACCAACCCCCACTCGAACCTGGAGACCAATCTCTGCTCGATGCTCTGTATCTCCTTTGGGGGTCTATCCGAGCTCAATACGATTTGGCGCTTTGCATTGTGAAGGCTGTTAAAGGTATGGAAAAATTCCTCCTGAGTGCTTTCCTTGTTGGCCAAAAACTGAATGTCGTCGATAAGGAGTATATCGACGTTCCTAAATTTTGCCTTGAACTCTTGAGTCTTATTGTTCTGTATGGCCGATATCAGCTCGTTGGTGAACTTCTCGGAACTGGCGTATACTACACGTGCTCCCGGGAGATGTTCTAATATGTAATGTCCTATGGCGTGCATGAGATGCGTCTTGCCCAATCCAACGCCTCCCCATATGAAGAGCGGATTGTAGGCTACTCCGGGAGATTCGGCTACAGCTAAGCTTGCTGCATGAGCAAGCCTGTTTGATTTTCCTACGACAAAGGTGTCGAAGTAGTAGTTCGGGTTAAGGCCATCAGGTGGCGGCGGGGCCTGTCTTGCAGCGGTTTCGGCCCTTTTTTGCTCTCCGTCTCTCATCTCGGTGCCCACGACTAGCTCTACTTCTCTGGCCAATCCTCTGCCCGTGACCAGTTCTCTTAGGCCGCCTAGGAAGCGCGATTGAATCTGTTCCTTCACGAACACGTTGGGCACATCCAAGGTTAGAATTCCACCCTCCAGCGATATGGGCAGGCATGTCTTAAGCCATATCTCCGTAGCTCCTTGAGGGAGTTTTTCACGAGCCATCGATAAAACTTCTTTCCACATCTCGTTTAACTTGTCGTTCACGAAAAGCCCCCCTAAGTTATCCACAAACTATACTCAATATTACCACAGAATTTCCACAAAAGTTATCCACATATTCACCAGTTATCTACCATGGGTGTGAATAACTTTTACTGGAGGCTAACGGCAACCATGGGGGTTCTTAAATTGAAACGAATTTAGTGAACATTATAACATGTAGTGGGCAAGCAGCGTGGCGGAGTTATCCACATGTTATCTACATATTGTGAATAACTCCCTGTAAAGTTCTCCACACTTCTCGATCTAATAAGATCATCTTCAGCCTGTAATATGCACTTCATGATGTGCAAGATGATCGGGAATGAAGCTTACAGCCTTATGATGTATCTTTCTACGTTTTCGGGGGAAATTTCACTAGGATGCGGAAAATAAGCGAAACACCTGGGCCAGCCGTAACCGTAACTTGCGGAAAATATGGTCACGCACTGGTTGTCGAAGTTGAGTTTATAGCCTCTGCCTGGAACATATTGGTGTCCCCTGATGAGCAGTTTTGTGCCTGTAAGATTTAAAAAGGCGGATAGGTCATCTGCTGTAAAGGCCTTGGTTCCCCCGCCTCGAGGCCAATATTGTTCGTCCAAGGGATCGTTCCATAAAATCTGAAGGCCGACCGGATCAAAAGCCTGTGCCCCGGCAAGTTCTTTTAGGTCTTTGGGGACGGGCTTGGGCACTCCTCCATGGAGGGCCACAATACTGTCCAAAAGGGCGATCAACGGCAGAGATTCGTACCAGGCCAGGATGTCTTCGATCATGTCCTCGTAACCTTTTGCCAGTAATTCACCTGCGAAGGAATAACGGACGTTCATGTTCCAGTCTTCGTGATTGCCCCTGAGCAGTATGACCCTGTCTTGGTTTCTTGCCTGGAAGGTCAGGATGTCCTCGAGCAGTCCTATACAATCCGATCCCCTGTCCACGTAGTCTCCTAAAAATAGGAATAAGCTATCCCTTTCATCTCCGACAACGTCTATAATGTCCTTTAGGGAATCGCGTTCGCCGTGAAGATCTCCTATAATTACTAAAGGGCTGTCTGCGTCTCTTTCTACCATATTATCGCGACGAAAAGGAAGCCTTATGTTGATCTCGGTGCTTTTGATTAAAAGCTTTCGCAAGCTCATGCATGATCACCCCTTCATGGTTTGGAGGTGTAAGTTGTCTTGAAAAGACCTTTAATTAATATAATAAGCCATACCGATCTGGACGGCGTAGTGGCCGCTGCAGTTGCCTGGTATGCGCTTTATCCTGAAAGCGCACCGCTTCAGATTAATCTGCTGGGGTATGGAGAAATTGACAATGCGATCCTGGAGACCCTTCAATCGGACAGGAAACCTTTAATACTCGATCTTTTTTGTCAAAGGAGGGAGACGATAGATCTCATCGACAGCTACTTTGAGGGCGGATGCCCAATTTGTTTCGATCATCACGAGACGACGTTGCAAAATTGGGGCAACAGGCCTTGGCTTAAGATCGATACCTCCTGTTGTGCTGCCAAGGTATATTACAGCTGGCTCATGTCGCAGGACTTGCCTGACAGCGCAAGACAGCGTTTGATTATCTTATCCGACATTGTTGAAGTAGCCAACGACAGGGACCTGTGGCTGGGACAAAAACCGGAAAGCAGGCTCTGGCAGGCGCTTATCACCATGTGTGGTCCCTGGAGCGTCTTCTGCAGGCTTGTTGCCAATCCTTCTTCCTCTCTCTCCGATGGAGAATATGAAGCAACGACCGAATTTGTCCATGATCAGGAGGCGCGTTTTGCGGAGGCCCTTGAAAAGGTCAAACGTTACGGCGACGACCTGATGGCGATTGGGCCGGAGTTGCTTGAATTTGGAGACGTGTCGGATTTCTGTGGCTTAATCTTAGATAGGACCGAAAATCCGCCAAAGGTGGTGGCGGTGGCCAACAAGAAAGTAACGGGGGAGTGGGCCGTGTCGCTTAGAAGCAGGTCGGGATTGGCCGGTAAAATTACCGGGATGTTGCGTGATGGCAGGAAGGTACGCGGAGGCGGACATGGGGATGCAGCGGCGTTATACTTTCCTCCGCATTATTCCCTGGAACAGATATGTGATTCGATCCTGTCGGCGATAAAATTGGTTTCAGAGCAGGAAAGCCCGATATCGATGACCCTGGGCGACATATTGAAGGGCAAATTAAAGAAGGATTAGGAGAGTTAATTAGCCATGACTGATCGAAAGAAAAGGGCAGCTGTGATATATTCATCTATTGGCACGGGACACAAGACGGCTGCGTACGCCTTATGCGAGTGGTTTTCCAAGGTAAACGTGGATACGATATGCCTTGACGCGTTGGCGTACGTGAACCCCATAATTAGGGGAATTTATGCCCGATCCTACCTGGAGATGGTACGCAAAGCCCCTCAGATCTGGGGCTATTTTTATGAGTCGACCGATTCGCCCGAGGCAAGCATCGGGTTTCTCGCGGGGCTTCATGAGCTTACGGTGAAGCTCAACGCCAGGAAGTTGCTCAAGGTCTTGGCCGACTTTTCTCCTGACGTCATCATCTTTACCCATTTTTTCGCCGCCTCGGCGGTCTCACAGGAGTATAAAGGAAAGGCCCCCATCTTTCTGGTGAATACAGATTTTTTAAGCCACGTCTTCCATCGAGACCGGGAAGTCTACGACGGTTGGTTCATAGCCTCAGAGGAGGCCTTGCTGCAGTACGAAGCGGATGGAATCGATGTAAAAAATGTCCACATATCCGGGATTCCGATTAAGCCTTCCTTTGTTTCCCCTCCTCGCAAGGCCTTAGCCAGGGAAACGCTGGAGCTGCCACAGGATGACGCCGTCCTTCTAGTCATGGGCGGTGGCATAGGCGTTGGTCCCCTTGAGGATGTCGTCGATTCCCTCTCTCAAATAGACAATGCAACGGTATTGACCTTATGCGGCAACAACGAGGAATTAAGGGAATCCATGGAGGAGAGGTTTTCCGACAACGAAAAGGTTAGGATTTTCGGATTCGTCAGGGGAATGGAATATGTATATGCTGCCTCCGATGCAATAGTGATGAAACCGGGGGGGTTATCCACGTCGGAGGTCCTATGCATGGAGCGCCCCTTCTTTTTGTGTGGGGTGATCCCGGGACAGGAACAGAGAAACAGCGACTATTTGCTTGATCGTGGAGCCGCAAAGATAATTTTCGAACCTAGGAAAGCTGCCAACACGCTATTAAGCGTCCTTCAAGACGATAAAGAGCGAAACAGGTTGCTAAGTTCGGCAAAGCGATTGGCAAAGCCCAGGGCAGGCGAATTCATCGCTAACAAGATCTTGGAATCTATTTCATGACAAAGCTTAAGCTCGAAGGAAAGTGATCGATATGGGAGTATATCTCAACAATGCCGCAACCAGTTGGCCAAAGCCGAGGGTTGTGGCGGAAAGCATGGCGAATTTCATACTGAAGGCCGGCGCAAACTTAGCTAGGGGAAGTTCTTCCTGTAGGGATATAAAGACACTTGACATGGTGACAGATTGTCGAGCCAATATAGCTAGCCTTTTTGGCGGATATTGCGATCACGATCCCCGGTATGTGACTTTTACATCGAACGTCACGGAGGCGCTAAACTTGGTGATCAAGGGTTTTTTGAGGCCGGGCATGACGGTCTTGACATCTTCCATGGAGCATAACGCTGTCATGCGACCCTTGAGGCACCTGGAAAGAGACGGCGTAAACCTCGTGGTCGTCCAATGCGACGAAAAAGGGTACATGCATGAGGAAATCTTCGAGGATGAGCTAAAAAAGCATATGCCCGATCTGGTCGTATTGAATCACGCAAGCAACGTCTGCGGGACCTTGCAGGACTTAAAAGCCTTATGTAGGATCTGCCGCGATAAGGGCGTCCCCATAGTGGTGGACGCAGCCCAGACGGCGGGACACATCCCCATATCGGTATCCGAAAACGACATAGCTGCTCTCTGTTTTACCGGCCACAAAGGCCTTTTAGGCCCCCAAGGCATTGGCGGGGTGGTATGGAGGCCGGACTTTGCCGATCGCGTGATGCCTCTTATAGAGGGTGGCACGGGAAGCTTTTCTCACGAGGAGATACAACCTAAAAGATTGCCCGACAAGTTCGAGGCCGGCACCCCCAATTTACCGGGCATAGCAGGGCTGCAGGCAGCCTTACTGTGGGCAGACAATGAAGGCAGGGATAAGTTGGCCGAGAAGCTGAACGAACTGGGAGAAAGGCTTTTGAAAGGCTTGATGCACATAGATGAGGTCATCCTTTACGGACCAATGAATATGGCGGATAGGTTGCCCGTTTTCGCATTGAACGTCAAGGGAATCGACAACGCAAAGCTTGCCCTGGACCTCGACGAGCGTTGGGGCATAGAAACACGTCCGGGATTACACTGCGCTCCCCGTGCCCATATGACGCTTGGGACGTTTCCGGAGGGTGCCCTCAGGGTATCCATAGGTCCCTTCAATACGAACGACGATATAGACGTATTGTTAGATGCCCTGTCGACCCTGGTTAGAGAAAGTCGGGGATAATTATATCTTTTATGGCTACGGCGACGCCGTCTTCGTCGTTTGATGCCGTGACAAAGGTGGCCTTGGCCTTCACTTCCTCCCTGGCGTTGCCCATAGCTATGGAAATCCCTGCTGCTTCAAACATGTTTATGTCGTTTTCCGAGTCGCCTATGACGCATATCTCGTCTCTTGTTATCCCAAAGTGGCCGGCAAGAAATGTTAGGGCTTTTCCCTTGTTGGTCTCTGGATTTCCCATATCTATGTATAGGGGTGATGAGATTGCCACAAAAAGGCGATCGTTAAAATGCGACTTGATCTCATCCCTCATCCTCTCCGTTTCGCTTACGTCGTCGGCGACGGCGAGGAGCTTCGTCGGTTCCTTTTTGGGATTATAAAGTTTATCTCCTGCTACGACTGGCGTGACATCGGAATGTCTGGC is a window from the Acetomicrobium flavidum genome containing:
- a CDS encoding aminotransferase class V-fold PLP-dependent enzyme, whose translation is MGVYLNNAATSWPKPRVVAESMANFILKAGANLARGSSSCRDIKTLDMVTDCRANIASLFGGYCDHDPRYVTFTSNVTEALNLVIKGFLRPGMTVLTSSMEHNAVMRPLRHLERDGVNLVVVQCDEKGYMHEEIFEDELKKHMPDLVVLNHASNVCGTLQDLKALCRICRDKGVPIVVDAAQTAGHIPISVSENDIAALCFTGHKGLLGPQGIGGVVWRPDFADRVMPLIEGGTGSFSHEEIQPKRLPDKFEAGTPNLPGIAGLQAALLWADNEGRDKLAEKLNELGERLLKGLMHIDEVILYGPMNMADRLPVFALNVKGIDNAKLALDLDERWGIETRPGLHCAPRAHMTLGTFPEGALRVSIGPFNTNDDIDVLLDALSTLVRESRG
- a CDS encoding Cof-type HAD-IIB family hydrolase, coding for MKRIKLVAIDLDGSLLTSQDTITERTVQAVRDLISRGIILVVATGRMFCSAKKFALLFGPHTPVIAYNGAWISYAQGELLSHKPIPLDLARETLNFFKERDWYVQSYIDDVLYVRELNDKAITYARHSDVTPVVAGDKLYNPKKEPTKLLAVADDVSETERMRDEIKSHFNDRLFVAISSPLYIDMGNPETNKGKALTFLAGHFGITRDEICVIGDSENDINMFEAAGISIAMGNAREEVKAKATFVTASNDEDGVAVAIKDIIIPDFL